From Arvicanthis niloticus isolate mArvNil1 chromosome 22, mArvNil1.pat.X, whole genome shotgun sequence, the proteins below share one genomic window:
- the LOC143436399 gene encoding olfactory receptor 6C4-like, with the protein MMDHRFQNSDGRQPVLAIKNQTVTEFILLGLTDAPELQVCVFLFLLLTYILSVLGNLTIIVLTLLDSHLQTPMYFFLRNFSFLEISFTSTFTPRMLFSISTGIKTISFAGCFTQYFFAIFLGATEFYLLTAMSYDRYVAICKPLHYTTIMSNRVCTLLVLCSWVSGFLIILFPIILTSQLDFCGSNVLNHYYCDYGPLIEIACSDTRLLELFDFALAVMTLIVTLVLVILSYTSIIRTILKIPSAQQRKKAFSTCSSHMVVISLSYGSCIFMYIKPSATEGVAFSKGVAVLNTSVAPLLNPFIYTLRNKQVKQSFKDITRKIVNLQCIR; encoded by the exons ATGATGGACCACAGATTCCAAAACTCAGATGGAAG GCAGCCAGTGTTAGCCATTAAAAATCAGACTGTGACTGAATTCATTCTGCTGGGGCTCACAGACGCCCCAGAGCTTCAAGTCTGTGTTTTCCTATTTCTCCTCCTCACATACATACTCAGCGTTCTAGGGAACCTGACCATCATTGTCCTCACACTGCTGGATTCCCACCTCCAGacacccatgtacttcttcctcaggaACTTCTCCTTCCTCGAAATCTCATTCACATCCACTTTTACTCCTCGCATGCTCTTCAGCATCTCCACAGGAATTAAGACCATCAGCTTTGCTGGGTGCTTCACTCAGTACTTCTTTGCCATCTTCTTAGGAGCCACTGAGTTTTACCTTCTGACTGCCAtgtcctatgaccgctatgtggccatctgcaagCCCCTGCACTATACCACCATCATGAGCAACAGGGTCTGCACCCTGCTGGTCCTCTGCTCTTGGGTGAGTGGGTTCCTAATTATCTTATTCCCAATCATCCTGACCAGTCAACTGGATTTCTGTGGGTCCAATGTGCTCAATCATTATTACTGTGACTATGGGCCCCTCATAGAAATTGCTTGTTCAGACACAAGACTGCTGGAACTCTTTGACTTTGCCTTAGCAGTCATGACCTTGATTGTTACCCTGGTGCTGGTGATTCTCTCCTACACAAGCATCATCAGGACCATTCTAAAGATCCCATCTGCACAGCAGAGAAAGAAGGCATTTTCCACATGTTCCTCCCACATGGTTGTCATCTCCCTCTCTTATGGAAGCTGCATCTTCATGTACATAAAGCCTTCAGCCACAGAAGGGGTTGCCTTCAGTAAGGGTGTAGCTGTACTCAATACCTCAGTTGCCCCTTTACTGAACCCATTCATTTACACTCTAAGAAATAAGCAGGTGAAACAAAGCTTCAAGGATATCACTAGGAAGATTGTAAATCTCCAATGCATCAGATGA
- the LOC143436400 gene encoding olfactory receptor 6C4-like gives MMDHRFQNSDGRQPVLAIKNQTVTEFILLGLTDAPELQVCIFLFLLLTYILSVLGNLTIIVLTLLDSHLQTPMYFFLRNFSFLEISFTSTFTPRMLFSISTGIKTISFAGCFTQYFFAIFLGATEFYLLTAMSYDRYVAICKPLHYTTIMSNRVCTLLVLCSWVSGFLIILFPIILTSQLDFCGSNVLNHYYCDYGPLIEIACSDTRLLELFDFALAVMTLIVTLVLVILSYTSIIRTILKIPSAQQRKKAFSTCSSHMVVISLSYGSCIFMYIKPSATEGVSFNKGVAVINNSVAPLLNPFIYTLRNKQVKQSFKDITRKIVSLP, from the exons ATGATGGACCACAGATTCCAAAACTCAGATGGAAG GCAGCCAGTGTTAGCCATTAAAAATCAGACTGTGACTGAATTCATTCTGCTGGGGCTCACAGATGCCCCAGAGCTTCAAGTCTGCATTTTCCTATTTCTCCTCCTCACATACATACTCAGCGTTCTAGGGAACCTGACCATCATTGTCCTCACACTGCTGGATTCCCACCTCCAGacacccatgtacttcttcctcaggaACTTCTCCTTCCTCGAAATCTCATTCACATCCACTTTTACTCCTCGCATGCTCTTCAGCATCTCCACAGGAATTAAGACCATCAGCTTTGCTGGATGCTTCACTCAGTACTTCTTTGCCATCTTCTTAGGAGCCACTGAGTTTTACCTTCTGACTGCCAtgtcctatgaccgctatgtggccatctgcaagCCCCTGCACTATACCACCATCATGAGCAACAGGGTCTGCACCCTGCTGGTCCTCTGCTCTTGGGTGAGTGGGTTCCTAATTATCTTATTCCCAATCATCCTGACCAGTCAACTGGATTTCTGTGGGTCCAATGTGCTCAATCATTATTACTGTGACTATGGGCCCCTCATAGAAATTGCTTGTTCAGACACAAGACTGCTGGAACTCTTTGACTTTGCCTTAGCAGTCATGACCTTGATTGTTACCCTGGTGCTGGTGATTCTCTCCTACACAAGCATCATCAGGACCATTCTAAAGATCCCATCTGCACAGCAGAGAAAGAAGGCATTTTCCACATGTTCCTCCCACATGGTTGTCATCTCCCTCTCTTATGGAAGCTGCATCTTCATGTACATAAAGCCTTCAGCCACAGAAGGGGTTTCCTTCAATAAGGGTGTAGCTGTAATCAATAACTCAGTTGCCCCTTTACTGAACCCATTCATTTACACTCTTAGAAATAAGCAGGTGAAACAAAGCTTCAAGGATATCACTAGGAAGATTGTAAGCCTCCCATGA